A genome region from Lucilia cuprina isolate Lc7/37 chromosome 3, ASM2204524v1, whole genome shotgun sequence includes the following:
- the LOC111676748 gene encoding endoplasmic reticulum-Golgi intermediate compartment protein 2 isoform X2, translating to MHVDITVAMPCSSLSGVDLMDETQQDVFAYGTLQRQGVWWQMSPDERVEFERQQYMNHYRREQYHSIADILFKDMIKSNEAHEQPLGDNGKPVPEDQYDACRLHGTLGINKVAGVLHLVGGAMPVVDLFGDHLMIGFRRMPANFTHRINRLSFGQYSKHIVQPLEGDEVYITEEETTVQYFLNIVPTEIHNTFTTINTYQYSVTENKRVLDPVQNSYGNPGIYFKYDWSALKIIVRTDRDNLIQFIIRLCSIIAGIIVISGILNYILVSVQKCLLQTFAPQLLHKRLKETPEHSPLAAAPVALPTPVVVTNDLISNANKMSAQVTAILPTNSNLKE from the exons ATGCATGTCGATATAACAGTAGCCATGCCCTGTTCCTCACTCTCCGGCGTGGATTTAATGGATGAAACTCAACAGGATGTATTTGCCTATGGTACCTTACAACGTCAAGGTGTATGGTGGCAAATGTCACCAGATGAGCGAGTCGAATTCGAACGACAACAATATATGAATCATTATCGTCGTGAACAATATCATTCCATAGCTGATATCCTTTTCAAGGATATGATTAAGAGTAATGAGGCTCATGAACAACCTTTGGGTGATAATGGCAAACCCGTACCCGAGGATCAATATGATGCTTGTCGTTTACATGGTACTTTGGGTATTAATAAAGTGGCGGGAGTTTTGCATTTGGTAGGTGGAGCCATGCCGGTGGTAGATCTATTTGGAGATCATTTAATGATTGGTTTTCGTCGTATGCCGGCAAATTTTACACATCGTATAAATCGTTTAAGTTTTGGCCAATATTCAAAGCATATAGTTCAGCCCTTGGAGGGAGATGAGGTTTATATAACAGAGGAAGAAACTACTGtacaatatttcttaaatattgtaCCCACCGAAATACACAATACGTTTACCACCATCAACACTTATCAGTATTCCGTTACGGAAAATAAACGAGTATTgg atCCTGTACAAAATTCCTATGGCAATCCgggtatttatttcaaatatgatTGGTCGGCTTTGAAAATCATAGTGCGCACCGATCGTGATAATCTAATACAATTTATAATACGTTTATGCTCCATAATAGCGGGTATTATAGTTATATCAG gtattttaaattatattttggtTAGTGTGCAAAAATGTCTTTTGCAAACTTTTGCTCCTCAACTTTTACACAAACGTCTTAAGGAAACTCCCGAGCATAGTCCTCTGGCGGCAGCTCCAGTCGCTTTGCCTACACCAGTAGTCGTTACCAATGATTTAATAAGTAATGCCAATAAAATGTCAGCCCAGGTGACCGCTATACTGCCCACCAATAGTAATCTCaaggaataa
- the LOC111676748 gene encoding endoplasmic reticulum-Golgi intermediate compartment protein 2 isoform X1, producing the protein MSATLRYRGDKNNLIELAKNLDAFKKVPEKYTETTEIGGTLSLISRLLIIFLIYKEVLYYKDAKLKYQFEPDIDTEKVQMHVDITVAMPCSSLSGVDLMDETQQDVFAYGTLQRQGVWWQMSPDERVEFERQQYMNHYRREQYHSIADILFKDMIKSNEAHEQPLGDNGKPVPEDQYDACRLHGTLGINKVAGVLHLVGGAMPVVDLFGDHLMIGFRRMPANFTHRINRLSFGQYSKHIVQPLEGDEVYITEEETTVQYFLNIVPTEIHNTFTTINTYQYSVTENKRVLDPVQNSYGNPGIYFKYDWSALKIIVRTDRDNLIQFIIRLCSIIAGIIVISGILNYILVSVQKCLLQTFAPQLLHKRLKETPEHSPLAAAPVALPTPVVVTNDLISNANKMSAQVTAILPTNSNLKE; encoded by the exons atgtcgGCTACTTTACGTTATCGTGGtgataaaaataacttaatagaATTGGCTAAAAATTTAGATGCGTTTAAGAAAGTGCCGGAAAAATATACAGAGACCACAGAAATTGGTGGCACTT TATCCCTCATCAGTAGATTACTAATCATATTTTTGATCTACAAAGAAGTTCTATACTATAAAGATGCCAAATTGAAATATCAATTTGAACCGGATATTGATACGGAAAAAGTACAAATGCATGTCGATATAACAGTAGCCATGCCCTGTTCCTCACTCTCCGGCGTGGATTTAATGGATGAAACTCAACAGGATGTATTTGCCTATGGTACCTTACAACGTCAAGGTGTATGGTGGCAAATGTCACCAGATGAGCGAGTCGAATTCGAACGACAACAATATATGAATCATTATCGTCGTGAACAATATCATTCCATAGCTGATATCCTTTTCAAGGATATGATTAAGAGTAATGAGGCTCATGAACAACCTTTGGGTGATAATGGCAAACCCGTACCCGAGGATCAATATGATGCTTGTCGTTTACATGGTACTTTGGGTATTAATAAAGTGGCGGGAGTTTTGCATTTGGTAGGTGGAGCCATGCCGGTGGTAGATCTATTTGGAGATCATTTAATGATTGGTTTTCGTCGTATGCCGGCAAATTTTACACATCGTATAAATCGTTTAAGTTTTGGCCAATATTCAAAGCATATAGTTCAGCCCTTGGAGGGAGATGAGGTTTATATAACAGAGGAAGAAACTACTGtacaatatttcttaaatattgtaCCCACCGAAATACACAATACGTTTACCACCATCAACACTTATCAGTATTCCGTTACGGAAAATAAACGAGTATTgg atCCTGTACAAAATTCCTATGGCAATCCgggtatttatttcaaatatgatTGGTCGGCTTTGAAAATCATAGTGCGCACCGATCGTGATAATCTAATACAATTTATAATACGTTTATGCTCCATAATAGCGGGTATTATAGTTATATCAG gtattttaaattatattttggtTAGTGTGCAAAAATGTCTTTTGCAAACTTTTGCTCCTCAACTTTTACACAAACGTCTTAAGGAAACTCCCGAGCATAGTCCTCTGGCGGCAGCTCCAGTCGCTTTGCCTACACCAGTAGTCGTTACCAATGATTTAATAAGTAATGCCAATAAAATGTCAGCCCAGGTGACCGCTATACTGCCCACCAATAGTAATCTCaaggaataa
- the LOC111676754 gene encoding cytospin-A isoform X2, with product MIKLKSLFRRGQTPSQNSSSSSTKHSSNNNRNKSQSTQSLNTAIENEDKQNSAAGNSSTKFYPSGQNPLVNIEGSSAERGVDVGDDQLTHSHSLDHKAVGHNTTTAAQHANTLPHKKQKGTTPKKGQKQPKPLPATPSNNKKSSNNTSDVMSSMAAVVPGQQTTTVGTVKNNNFNAASSITSSHSNPALSSNTASNNSGNNVANDLYAINPAFMAAAAAASYQLLNNEQQQILEATNNKMQELQTQLDRLGREKLLAESRVNELLPYQSEVTKLKQELMKMQSVQEKNQLEIANLKYENESLRNRLRDVVNSPLSDAEKHQIIQDSQRLHSSAPASIALPTTTDNDNGGTPCLTPDWDKHSSSSEVSVACLQDKIIQMEETHYSTNEELQATLQELADLQVQLTDAHAENERLAEEKDVLFQSLCRQTEKLNESRTQINNLQELLLRDAKQTSAAEEVANTEREKKLMDLIKSAQDEREAVLVKHEELNGEIQEMRQTHEAQNLEQSRLRERIALLESSIDAEHAQRKQMETQLLSAKEEISHGLIEINRLTTLLENAKAKIEELEQDLARGDKTDLSDLLDTARKEKDVLEEKVAELQDQWSRSQAEARRLKEQLTDVTEELKVSKNNAKCALSHLEYRFEQLQQEKDKLTLENQQLCETSSELQVQCKCHLEDKTQLQNLLAETQKHLSEMERKLNDTQTQLEDLQQLRKQEIEEWQQFQSDLLMTVRVANDFKTEALSAREQLVLDNKTQKEKIRMLEQQIEKLTKQQQQQTETQQSVLTTVQQEMASRRSKIGSFSRQDSRLSVKTLIESIENNKQTAKPEEPESRYSSSSSLNSSTTPEITTSTMPLSNTNTNTTDWSENVSRLTPLIGSLNTTTTTTAACTPNTTNNTTNTLVSSLNTNTTKGPLREQQQQQSNIHISSLNNVSKSLLSGERKDPLNMLAKNGGSKRNALLKWCQNKTVGYRNIDITNFSSSWNDGLAFCAILHSYLPDRIPYDTLSPANKRRNFSLAFAAAESVGITTTLNINDMCQIERPDWTQVMSYVTAIYKHFET from the exons atgattaaattaaaatccctGTTCCGTAGAGGACAGACACCCTCTCAAAATTCTTCATCATCCTCAACGAAACATTCCAGCAACAACAATCGCAATAAATCCCAGTCAACCCAGTCGCTTAATACAGCCATCGAAAACGAAGATAAACAAAACTCGGCAGCCGGCAATTCATCAACGAAATTTTATCCTTCTGGACAAAATCCTTTAGTAAATATCGAAGGTTCCTCTGCCGAAAGAGGTGTAGATGTGGGTGATGATCAATTGACACACAGTCATAGTTTGGATCACAAGGCTGTAGGTCACAATACAACTACTGCCGCTCAACACGCCAATACTTTGCCTCATAAGAAACAGAAAGGTACCACACCTAAAAAAGGACAAAAACAACCTAAACCCCTACCGGCCACACcctcaaataataaaaaatcttctaACAATACAAGCGATGTAATGTCTTCAATGGCTGCTGTAGTACCGggacaacaaacaacaacggTGGGCACTGTtaagaataataattttaacgcCGCCTCTTCCATAACATCATCACACTCTAATCCAGCTTTATCCTCGAATACTGCCTCCAATAATTCGGGCAATAATGTGGCTAATGATTTGTATGCCATAAATCCGGCATTTATGGCTGCTGCCGCAGCTGCTAGTTATCAATTGTTAAATAACGAACAGCAACAAATTTTAGAG GCTACTAATAACAAAATGCAGGAACTGCAAACACAATTGGATCGTTTGGGTCGTGAAAAACTGCTGGCAGAATCACGTGTTAACGAATTGTTGCCGTATCAAAGTGAAGTGACTAAACTTAAACAGGAACTTATGAAAATGCAG AGTGTCCAAGAGAAAAATCAATTGGAAATAgctaatttaaaatatgaaaatgaatCATTAAGAAATCGTTTAAGAGACGTTGTTAATTCTCCACTATCGGATGCGGAAAAACATCAAATCATACAAGATTCACAACGTTTGCATAGTTCAGCACCAGCTTCTATAGCATTACCCACA ACAACAGACAATGATAATGGTGGCACTCCCTGTCTTACGCCCGACTGGGATAAACACTCCTCGTCTAGTGAAGTATCTGTAGCTTGTTTACAAGATAAAATCATACAAATGGAAGAAACCCATTACTCGACTAATGAAGAATTACAAGCTACACTCCAAGAATTAGCCGATTTACAAGTTCAACTTACCGATGCTCATGCCGAAAACGAACGTTTGGCCGAAGAAAAAGATGTTCTTTTCCAATCGTTATGTCGACAAACCGAAAAACTTAATGAATCCCGTACACAAATCAATAATCTACAAGAATTACTACTGAGAGATGCCAAACAAACAAGTGCTGCCGAAGAAGTAGCCAATACAGAGCGTGAAAAGAAATTGATGGATTTAATAAAAAGTGCTCAAGATGAACGTGAAGCAGTTTTAGTTAAACACGAAGAACTGAATGGTGAAATACAGGAAATGCGTCAAACGCATGAAGCTCAAAATCTAGAACAGTCACGTTTACGCGAACGTATTGCTCTCTTAGAATCTTCCATAGATGCTGAGCATGCTCAACGCAAACAAATGGAAACACAGCTATTAAGCGCCAAAGAGGAAATTTCCCATGGTCTTATCGAAATCAATCGTTTAACTACTCTGCTAGAGAATGCTAAAGCTAAAATAGAAGAACTTGAACAAGATTTGGCACGAGGTGATAAAACCGATCTTAGTGATCTCTTAGATACAGCACGCAAAGAGAAAGATGTTTTAGAGGAAAAGGTGGCCGAATTACAAGATCAATGGTCTCGCAGTCAGGCTGAGGCAAGGCGCCTTAAAGAACAACTAACCGATGTAACCGAAGAGCTTAAAGTCTCTAAAAATAATGCCAAATGTGCTCTCTCACATCTCGAATATCGTTTTGAACAATTGCAACAAGAAAAAGATAAACTTACTTTGGAAAATCAACAACTATGTGAAACCTCCTCAGAGTTACAAGTACAATGTAAATGTCATTTGGAGGATAAAACACAACTACAAAATCTTTTAGCTGAAACACAAAAACATCTCTCCGAAATGGAACGTAAACTCAATGATACTCAAACACAATTGGAAGATTTGCAACAATTACGCAAACAGGAGATAGAAGAATGGCAACAGTTCCAGTCGGATCTATTGATGACGGTACGTGTGGCCAATGATTTTAAGACTGAAGCCTTAAGTGCTAGAGAACAATTAGTTTTGGATAATAAAACTCAAAAGGAAAAGATACGTATGCTCGAGCagcaaattgaaaaattaaccaAACAAC aacaacaacaaactgaAACCCAACAATCTGTATTAACAACCGTGCAACAAGAAATGGCCTCAAGACGCAGTAAAATTGGCAGCTTTTCAAGACAGGATTCCAGACTGTCTGTAAAGACTTTAATTGAaagtatagaaaataataaacag ACTGCTAAACCCGAAGAACCAGAATCACGTTATAGTTCTTCTTCCAGTTTAAATAGTAGCACTACACCCGAAATAACAACCAGTACTATGCCTTTAAGCAATACCAACACCAATACAACTGACTGGTCAGAAAAT gTTTCTCGCTTAACACCTTTGATAGGCAgcttaaatacaacaacaacgacaacggCAGCTTGTACACCAAATACTACAAATAATACCACAAACACATTGGTATCCTCATTGAATACCAACACAACCAAAGGTCCTTTAAgggaacaacaacagcagcaatcaAATATACACATTAGTAGTTTAAATAATGTCTCCAAATCTTTATTAAGTG gcGAACGTAAGGATCCCTTAAATATGCTGGCCAAAAATGGTGGTTCAAAGCGTAATGCTTTATTAAAATGGTGTCAAAATAAAACCGTAGGCTATCGCAATATCGACATCACAAATTTCAGTTCATCCTGGAATGATGGTTTAGCATTTTGTGCAATTTTACATTCCTATTTACCGGATCGCATTCCTTATGATACTTTAAGTCCAGCCAATAAACGACGTAACTTTTCATTGGCATTTGCCGCCGCCGAATCGGTTGGCATCACCACAACTTTG AATATAAATGACATGTGTCAAATAGAACGTCCCGATTGGACACAAGTAATGTCTTATGTTACTgctatttataaacattttgaaacttaa
- the LOC111676754 gene encoding cytospin-A isoform X1: MIKLKSLFRRGQTPSQNSSSSSTKHSSNNNRNKSQSTQSLNTAIENEDKQNSAAGNSSTKFYPSGQNPLVNIEGSSAERGVDVGDDQLTHSHSLDHKAVGHNTTTAAQHANTLPHKKQKGTTPKKGQKQPKPLPATPSNNKKSSNNTSDVMSSMAAVVPGQQTTTVGTVKNNNFNAASSITSSHSNPALSSNTASNNSGNNVANDLYAINPAFMAAAAAASYQLLNNEQQQILEATNNKMQELQTQLDRLGREKLLAESRVNELLPYQSEVTKLKQELMKMQSVQEKNQLEIANLKYENESLRNRLRDVVNSPLSDAEKHQIIQDSQRLHSSAPASIALPTTTDNDNGGTPCLTPDWDKHSSSSEVSVACLQDKIIQMEETHYSTNEELQATLQELADLQVQLTDAHAENERLAEEKDVLFQSLCRQTEKLNESRTQINNLQELLLRDAKQTSAAEEVANTEREKKLMDLIKSAQDEREAVLVKHEELNGEIQEMRQTHEAQNLEQSRLRERIALLESSIDAEHAQRKQMETQLLSAKEEISHGLIEINRLTTLLENAKAKIEELEQDLARGDKTDLSDLLDTARKEKDVLEEKVAELQDQWSRSQAEARRLKEQLTDVTEELKVSKNNAKCALSHLEYRFEQLQQEKDKLTLENQQLCETSSELQVQCKCHLEDKTQLQNLLAETQKHLSEMERKLNDTQTQLEDLQQLRKQEIEEWQQFQSDLLMTVRVANDFKTEALSAREQLVLDNKTQKEKIRMLEQQIEKLTKQQLFTEQQQTETQQSVLTTVQQEMASRRSKIGSFSRQDSRLSVKTLIESIENNKQTAKPEEPESRYSSSSSLNSSTTPEITTSTMPLSNTNTNTTDWSENVSRLTPLIGSLNTTTTTTAACTPNTTNNTTNTLVSSLNTNTTKGPLREQQQQQSNIHISSLNNVSKSLLSGERKDPLNMLAKNGGSKRNALLKWCQNKTVGYRNIDITNFSSSWNDGLAFCAILHSYLPDRIPYDTLSPANKRRNFSLAFAAAESVGITTTLNINDMCQIERPDWTQVMSYVTAIYKHFET, encoded by the exons atgattaaattaaaatccctGTTCCGTAGAGGACAGACACCCTCTCAAAATTCTTCATCATCCTCAACGAAACATTCCAGCAACAACAATCGCAATAAATCCCAGTCAACCCAGTCGCTTAATACAGCCATCGAAAACGAAGATAAACAAAACTCGGCAGCCGGCAATTCATCAACGAAATTTTATCCTTCTGGACAAAATCCTTTAGTAAATATCGAAGGTTCCTCTGCCGAAAGAGGTGTAGATGTGGGTGATGATCAATTGACACACAGTCATAGTTTGGATCACAAGGCTGTAGGTCACAATACAACTACTGCCGCTCAACACGCCAATACTTTGCCTCATAAGAAACAGAAAGGTACCACACCTAAAAAAGGACAAAAACAACCTAAACCCCTACCGGCCACACcctcaaataataaaaaatcttctaACAATACAAGCGATGTAATGTCTTCAATGGCTGCTGTAGTACCGggacaacaaacaacaacggTGGGCACTGTtaagaataataattttaacgcCGCCTCTTCCATAACATCATCACACTCTAATCCAGCTTTATCCTCGAATACTGCCTCCAATAATTCGGGCAATAATGTGGCTAATGATTTGTATGCCATAAATCCGGCATTTATGGCTGCTGCCGCAGCTGCTAGTTATCAATTGTTAAATAACGAACAGCAACAAATTTTAGAG GCTACTAATAACAAAATGCAGGAACTGCAAACACAATTGGATCGTTTGGGTCGTGAAAAACTGCTGGCAGAATCACGTGTTAACGAATTGTTGCCGTATCAAAGTGAAGTGACTAAACTTAAACAGGAACTTATGAAAATGCAG AGTGTCCAAGAGAAAAATCAATTGGAAATAgctaatttaaaatatgaaaatgaatCATTAAGAAATCGTTTAAGAGACGTTGTTAATTCTCCACTATCGGATGCGGAAAAACATCAAATCATACAAGATTCACAACGTTTGCATAGTTCAGCACCAGCTTCTATAGCATTACCCACA ACAACAGACAATGATAATGGTGGCACTCCCTGTCTTACGCCCGACTGGGATAAACACTCCTCGTCTAGTGAAGTATCTGTAGCTTGTTTACAAGATAAAATCATACAAATGGAAGAAACCCATTACTCGACTAATGAAGAATTACAAGCTACACTCCAAGAATTAGCCGATTTACAAGTTCAACTTACCGATGCTCATGCCGAAAACGAACGTTTGGCCGAAGAAAAAGATGTTCTTTTCCAATCGTTATGTCGACAAACCGAAAAACTTAATGAATCCCGTACACAAATCAATAATCTACAAGAATTACTACTGAGAGATGCCAAACAAACAAGTGCTGCCGAAGAAGTAGCCAATACAGAGCGTGAAAAGAAATTGATGGATTTAATAAAAAGTGCTCAAGATGAACGTGAAGCAGTTTTAGTTAAACACGAAGAACTGAATGGTGAAATACAGGAAATGCGTCAAACGCATGAAGCTCAAAATCTAGAACAGTCACGTTTACGCGAACGTATTGCTCTCTTAGAATCTTCCATAGATGCTGAGCATGCTCAACGCAAACAAATGGAAACACAGCTATTAAGCGCCAAAGAGGAAATTTCCCATGGTCTTATCGAAATCAATCGTTTAACTACTCTGCTAGAGAATGCTAAAGCTAAAATAGAAGAACTTGAACAAGATTTGGCACGAGGTGATAAAACCGATCTTAGTGATCTCTTAGATACAGCACGCAAAGAGAAAGATGTTTTAGAGGAAAAGGTGGCCGAATTACAAGATCAATGGTCTCGCAGTCAGGCTGAGGCAAGGCGCCTTAAAGAACAACTAACCGATGTAACCGAAGAGCTTAAAGTCTCTAAAAATAATGCCAAATGTGCTCTCTCACATCTCGAATATCGTTTTGAACAATTGCAACAAGAAAAAGATAAACTTACTTTGGAAAATCAACAACTATGTGAAACCTCCTCAGAGTTACAAGTACAATGTAAATGTCATTTGGAGGATAAAACACAACTACAAAATCTTTTAGCTGAAACACAAAAACATCTCTCCGAAATGGAACGTAAACTCAATGATACTCAAACACAATTGGAAGATTTGCAACAATTACGCAAACAGGAGATAGAAGAATGGCAACAGTTCCAGTCGGATCTATTGATGACGGTACGTGTGGCCAATGATTTTAAGACTGAAGCCTTAAGTGCTAGAGAACAATTAGTTTTGGATAATAAAACTCAAAAGGAAAAGATACGTATGCTCGAGCagcaaattgaaaaattaaccaAACAAC AGTTATTTacagaacaacaacaaactgaAACCCAACAATCTGTATTAACAACCGTGCAACAAGAAATGGCCTCAAGACGCAGTAAAATTGGCAGCTTTTCAAGACAGGATTCCAGACTGTCTGTAAAGACTTTAATTGAaagtatagaaaataataaacag ACTGCTAAACCCGAAGAACCAGAATCACGTTATAGTTCTTCTTCCAGTTTAAATAGTAGCACTACACCCGAAATAACAACCAGTACTATGCCTTTAAGCAATACCAACACCAATACAACTGACTGGTCAGAAAAT gTTTCTCGCTTAACACCTTTGATAGGCAgcttaaatacaacaacaacgacaacggCAGCTTGTACACCAAATACTACAAATAATACCACAAACACATTGGTATCCTCATTGAATACCAACACAACCAAAGGTCCTTTAAgggaacaacaacagcagcaatcaAATATACACATTAGTAGTTTAAATAATGTCTCCAAATCTTTATTAAGTG gcGAACGTAAGGATCCCTTAAATATGCTGGCCAAAAATGGTGGTTCAAAGCGTAATGCTTTATTAAAATGGTGTCAAAATAAAACCGTAGGCTATCGCAATATCGACATCACAAATTTCAGTTCATCCTGGAATGATGGTTTAGCATTTTGTGCAATTTTACATTCCTATTTACCGGATCGCATTCCTTATGATACTTTAAGTCCAGCCAATAAACGACGTAACTTTTCATTGGCATTTGCCGCCGCCGAATCGGTTGGCATCACCACAACTTTG AATATAAATGACATGTGTCAAATAGAACGTCCCGATTGGACACAAGTAATGTCTTATGTTACTgctatttataaacattttgaaacttaa
- the LOC111676747 gene encoding uncharacterized protein LOC111676747, whose product MSINWIKITDRAREGIKIINSLPYNTFSTVLQYVHRQMLNSNAGGDSSEEGLTSSAENENALEELERLVGVPRPDFLLLIKTFSYILRRTSTYIIKPSLLQAELRDKLQLQDEAKIDAIVRLWVRQTTPIMNNLASDRYESNEIADVAWKLNVEISSQCQQREKSALAVLQLKTGAGEDINLEMNHEELLQLYQQFECIQNELDAMNAQPKSGAKSQN is encoded by the exons atgagCATTAATTGGATAAAAATAACAGACAG AGCCCGTGAaggtataaaaatcataaattccTTACCCTACAACACCTTTAGCACGGTCTTGCAGTATGTGCATCGACAAATGCTTAATAGCAATGCGGGCGGTGATTCCTCTGAGGAGGGTCTTACCTCTTCGGCAGAAAATGAAAACGCTTTGGAAGAACTTGAACGTTTAGTGGGTGTCCCTCGGCCCGATTTTCTGCTATTGATTAAAACATTTTCCTATATTTTAAGACGTACCAGTACTTACATCATTAAACCCTCGCTGCTGCAGGCCGAATTACGTGATAAACTGCAGCTGCAAGATGAGGCCAAAATCGATGCCATTGTACGTTTGTGGGTACGACAAACCACACCCATTATGAATAATTTAGCTAGTGATCGTTATGAATCGAATGAAATAGCCGATGTGGCATGGAAGCTTAACGTCGAAATATCTTCTCAATGTCAACAACGTGAAAAATCGGCTTTAGCCGTTTTGCAATTGAAAACTGGTGCCGGTGAGGATATAAATTTAGAAATGAATCATGAAGAATTGTTGCAATTGTATCAACAATTTGAATGCATACAAAATGAATTGGATGCCATGAATGCTCAGCCCAAGTCGGGGgcaaaaagtcaaaattag